In Plantibacter sp. PA-3-X8, one DNA window encodes the following:
- the hisF gene encoding imidazole glycerol phosphate synthase subunit HisF has protein sequence MSLATRVIPCLDVADGRVVKGVNFLDLRDAGDPVELAKRYAEQGADELTFLDVTATVAERDTTYDLVSRTAEQVFIPLTVGGGVRSTQDVSRLLASGADKVGVNSAAIGRPELLGEIADRFGAQVLVLSLDVKRHAGSASGWIVTTHGGRRETELDALAWATEAIERGAGELLVNSIDADGTKAGFDTELISAMREISRVPVIASGGAGRLADFPPAIAAGADAVLAASVFHNGELTIGQVKQELADAGWTVRA, from the coding sequence GTGTCACTCGCCACCCGAGTCATCCCCTGTCTCGACGTCGCCGACGGGCGCGTCGTGAAGGGCGTCAACTTCCTCGACCTCCGCGACGCCGGCGACCCCGTCGAACTCGCGAAGCGCTACGCCGAGCAGGGCGCGGACGAACTGACCTTCCTCGACGTCACGGCCACCGTCGCCGAACGCGACACCACCTACGACCTCGTCAGCCGGACCGCCGAGCAGGTCTTCATCCCGCTCACGGTCGGCGGCGGGGTCCGCTCGACCCAGGACGTCTCCCGGCTGCTGGCCAGCGGGGCGGACAAGGTCGGCGTGAACAGCGCCGCGATCGGCCGACCGGAGTTGCTGGGGGAGATCGCCGACCGCTTCGGCGCTCAGGTCCTCGTCCTCTCCCTGGACGTGAAGCGACACGCCGGCAGCGCATCCGGATGGATCGTCACGACACACGGCGGCCGACGTGAGACCGAACTCGACGCGCTCGCCTGGGCGACCGAGGCGATCGAACGCGGTGCGGGCGAGCTGTTGGTGAACTCGATCGACGCCGACGGCACCAAGGCCGGGTTCGACACCGAGCTCATCAGCGCCATGCGCGAGATCAGCCGGGTTCCGGTCATCGCGTCCGGGGGAGCAGGCCGCCTCGCCGACTTCCCACCCGCGATCGCCGCGGGTGCCGACGCCGTCCTCGCCGCGAGCGTCTTCCACAACGGCGAGTTGACGATCGGCCAGGTCAAACAGGAACTCGCCGACGCCGGTTGGACGGTGCGGGCATGA
- a CDS encoding DUF6704 family protein yields the protein MSTDPSDPGHGHSPAAWTAVIIMLVAFAAGTVFFWLDMPVLVWASAGVLLLGWITGGVLAKAGYGVGGSKTVAKEH from the coding sequence ATGAGCACCGACCCCTCGGACCCCGGCCACGGACACTCGCCCGCCGCCTGGACGGCCGTGATCATCATGTTGGTCGCGTTCGCCGCCGGTACGGTCTTCTTCTGGCTCGACATGCCCGTCCTCGTCTGGGCCTCCGCCGGCGTCCTCCTCCTCGGGTGGATCACGGGCGGTGTCCTCGCCAAGGCGGGATACGGCGTCGGCGGGTCCAAGACCGTGGCGAAAGAGCACTGA
- the trpB gene encoding tryptophan synthase subunit beta yields MTMSPATPAHAEPTHLRDEAGPFFGDFGGRYMPEALIAAVDELATAYEAAKADESFQAELTTLLRDYAGRPSIITEVPRFAASAGGARIFLKREDLNHTGSHKINNVLGQALLTKRIGKTRVIAETGAGQHGVATATAAALFGLDCTIYMGEVDTERQALNVARMRLLGATVIPVTTGSRTLKDAINEAYRDWVASVETTNYIFGTAAGPHPFPVMVRDFQKIIGEEARAQLLELNGSLPDAVVACVGGGSNAIGIFHAFLDDADVALYGVEAAGDGVDTPRHAASIGRGRPGVLHGARTFVLQDDDGQTVESHSISAGLDYPGVGPEHAWLADTGRATYVPATDAEAMEAFRLLSRTEGIIPAIESAHALAGAIVLGKELGPEATILINLSGRGDKDVETAATYFGLLDEAGRNA; encoded by the coding sequence ATGACCATGTCACCAGCCACCCCCGCCCACGCGGAACCGACGCACCTCCGAGACGAAGCCGGTCCGTTCTTCGGCGACTTCGGCGGACGCTACATGCCGGAGGCGCTCATCGCCGCGGTCGACGAACTCGCGACGGCCTACGAGGCCGCCAAGGCCGACGAGAGCTTCCAGGCCGAGCTGACGACGCTGCTCCGCGACTACGCCGGCCGCCCGTCGATCATCACCGAGGTGCCACGCTTCGCCGCATCGGCGGGTGGTGCACGCATCTTCCTCAAGCGCGAGGACCTCAACCACACCGGCTCGCACAAGATCAACAACGTCCTGGGCCAGGCGCTCCTCACGAAGCGCATCGGCAAGACCCGCGTCATCGCCGAGACGGGGGCCGGTCAGCACGGTGTGGCCACGGCCACCGCGGCCGCACTCTTCGGCCTCGACTGCACGATCTACATGGGCGAGGTCGACACCGAGCGTCAGGCGCTCAACGTCGCCCGCATGCGACTGCTCGGCGCGACCGTCATCCCCGTGACGACGGGCTCGCGGACTCTCAAGGACGCCATCAACGAGGCGTACCGCGACTGGGTCGCGTCGGTCGAGACCACGAACTACATCTTCGGCACCGCGGCGGGCCCACACCCGTTCCCGGTCATGGTCCGCGACTTCCAGAAGATCATCGGAGAAGAGGCCCGCGCACAGCTCCTCGAGCTGAACGGTTCACTTCCCGACGCGGTCGTCGCCTGCGTCGGTGGCGGCTCCAACGCCATCGGCATCTTCCACGCCTTCCTCGACGACGCGGACGTCGCGCTCTACGGAGTCGAGGCTGCCGGCGACGGCGTCGACACCCCACGGCACGCCGCGTCCATCGGCCGCGGTCGTCCGGGTGTCCTGCACGGTGCCCGCACCTTCGTCCTCCAGGACGACGACGGCCAGACCGTCGAGTCCCATTCCATCTCCGCAGGCCTCGACTACCCGGGCGTCGGACCGGAGCACGCCTGGCTCGCCGACACCGGCCGGGCGACGTACGTCCCCGCGACGGACGCCGAGGCGATGGAGGCCTTCCGACTCCTGAGCCGCACCGAGGGGATCATCCCCGCGATCGAGTCCGCCCACGCACTGGCCGGGGCCATCGTCCTCGGCAAGGAGCTGGGCCCCGAGGCGACCATCCTGATCAACCTCTCCGGGCGCGGAGACAAGGACGTCGAGACGGCTGCCACCTACTTCGGGCTCCTCGACGAAGCCGGGCGGAACGCATGA
- the hisG gene encoding ATP phosphoribosyltransferase, with product MLRVAVPNKGSLSETAVEMLQEAGYTTRRDTKELHVVDARNDVEFFYLRPRDIATYVGSGALDIGITGRDLLLDSHSAATELAELGFGGSTFRFAGPADEFSELSDLAGKTVATSYPGLVGNFLRDAGVDATLVHLDGAVESAVQLGVADAVADVVSTGTTLRKAGLGIFGPVILDSTAVLIASPETKPTTATLIRRLQGVLVARQYVLVDYDLPVRLLEQATAVAGGIESPTISPLRDPEWVAVRVMIPRGDANDVMDRLYELGARAILVTAIHAARL from the coding sequence ATGCTGAGAGTCGCCGTGCCCAACAAGGGCTCGCTGTCCGAGACCGCCGTCGAGATGCTGCAGGAGGCCGGCTACACGACCCGTCGCGACACCAAGGAGCTCCACGTCGTCGACGCACGGAACGACGTCGAGTTCTTCTACCTCCGTCCGCGCGACATCGCGACCTACGTCGGTTCCGGCGCCCTGGACATCGGCATCACGGGGCGCGATCTGCTCCTGGACTCGCACTCCGCCGCGACTGAACTCGCCGAGCTGGGCTTCGGCGGGTCGACGTTCCGCTTCGCCGGTCCGGCCGACGAGTTCTCCGAGCTCTCCGATCTCGCGGGGAAGACGGTCGCCACCAGCTACCCCGGCCTCGTCGGCAACTTCCTCCGCGACGCCGGTGTGGATGCGACGCTCGTCCACCTCGACGGTGCGGTCGAGTCGGCGGTCCAGCTCGGGGTCGCGGACGCGGTGGCCGATGTCGTGTCCACCGGCACGACCCTCCGGAAGGCCGGACTGGGCATCTTCGGCCCGGTGATCCTCGACTCCACCGCCGTGCTCATCGCGTCGCCGGAGACGAAGCCCACCACCGCGACGCTCATCCGCCGACTGCAGGGCGTCCTCGTCGCGCGGCAGTACGTGCTCGTCGACTACGACCTCCCGGTCCGGCTGCTCGAGCAGGCGACCGCCGTCGCCGGTGGCATCGAGTCGCCGACGATCTCGCCGCTCCGCGACCCCGAGTGGGTGGCGGTCCGGGTCATGATCCCTCGCGGCGACGCGAACGACGTCATGGACCGCCTCTACGAGCTCGGCGCACGCGCCATCCTCGTCACGGCCATCCACGCCGCCCGACTCTGA
- the trpC gene encoding indole-3-glycerol phosphate synthase TrpC, whose translation MLADLMAGAKEDALGRLAGRPAAVVEAAAVEAPPAIDALAALAPADQVKIIAEVKRSSPSRGALADIPDPALLASLYEQGGASAVSVLTEGRKFGGSLQDLEAVRAAIRIPVLRKDFVSLPYQVFEARASGADLVLLIVAGLDQATLSSLHELVLQLGMTPLVETHSAEELARASDIGARLIGVNARNLSTFELDPHLFGSLTDRFPADAVKVAESAVLRAADVAAYRRDGADVVLVGEALVTGDPVATLEQFLGATA comes from the coding sequence ATGCTCGCCGACCTCATGGCCGGCGCGAAGGAGGACGCTCTCGGGCGCCTCGCGGGCCGTCCGGCTGCAGTCGTCGAAGCCGCTGCTGTCGAGGCCCCTCCGGCCATCGACGCCCTTGCTGCGCTCGCCCCGGCCGACCAGGTCAAGATCATCGCCGAGGTCAAGCGGTCCAGTCCGTCCCGCGGCGCGTTGGCCGACATCCCCGACCCTGCGCTCCTCGCCTCGCTCTACGAGCAGGGTGGTGCCAGCGCGGTCAGCGTGCTGACCGAGGGTCGCAAGTTCGGTGGTTCGCTGCAAGACCTCGAGGCCGTCCGGGCCGCGATCCGCATCCCGGTCCTACGCAAGGACTTCGTCTCCCTGCCGTACCAGGTGTTCGAAGCCCGGGCATCCGGCGCCGACCTGGTCCTCCTGATCGTCGCCGGACTCGACCAGGCCACGCTGTCGTCGCTGCACGAACTCGTCCTGCAGCTCGGCATGACCCCGCTGGTGGAGACCCACTCCGCCGAGGAGCTGGCCAGAGCGAGCGACATCGGTGCCCGGCTCATCGGCGTCAACGCGCGGAACCTCAGCACCTTCGAACTCGACCCACACCTCTTCGGATCGTTGACCGACCGTTTCCCCGCCGACGCCGTCAAGGTGGCCGAGTCAGCTGTGCTCCGCGCCGCCGACGTCGCCGCCTACCGACGTGACGGCGCCGACGTCGTCCTGGTCGGCGAGGCGCTCGTCACCGGCGACCCCGTCGCCACCCTCGAACAGTTCCTGGGAGCCACCGCATGA
- the lgt gene encoding prolipoprotein diacylglyceryl transferase: MIAPLSIPSPNPDIATFSVGPFTVHMYALCIIAGIIAATILTSRRLTKRGAEPGIVLDIILWAIPLGIIGARIFHVLTHPGDYFYPGADLLRTLYIWEGGIAIFGSLIGGAVGAYIGCRMTGIRFWTFADALAPGLLLAQAFGRLGNYFNHELYGLPTDLPWGLEIEASNPAFPIGLPAGTLFHPTFLYEIIWNLLGVAVILWIGHRFNPQWGRLFGVYLIWYGAGRTVWETIRIDPSEYLFGIRANVWAAILAIVVGLAIIVIQSRRHTGAEPSPYVPGRSWADPKAAVDYYDTDAENLGLRSASADDDADGSDRTASSTPSSEATVATSKTGSRS; this comes from the coding sequence GTGATTGCACCCCTCAGCATCCCGAGCCCGAACCCGGACATCGCGACCTTCAGCGTGGGCCCGTTCACGGTGCACATGTACGCGCTCTGCATCATCGCCGGGATCATCGCCGCCACCATCCTCACCTCCCGCCGGCTGACGAAGCGCGGTGCCGAGCCGGGCATCGTGCTCGACATCATCCTGTGGGCCATCCCCTTGGGGATCATCGGTGCGCGGATCTTCCACGTCCTGACCCACCCCGGCGACTACTTCTACCCGGGTGCCGACCTCCTGCGGACGCTCTACATCTGGGAGGGCGGCATCGCGATCTTCGGTTCGCTCATCGGTGGAGCGGTCGGCGCCTACATCGGCTGCCGCATGACCGGGATCCGGTTCTGGACCTTCGCCGACGCCCTCGCGCCCGGCCTGCTGCTCGCCCAGGCGTTCGGTCGCCTCGGCAATTACTTCAACCACGAGCTCTACGGGCTCCCCACGGACCTGCCCTGGGGCCTCGAGATCGAGGCCAGCAACCCCGCGTTCCCGATCGGTCTGCCCGCCGGCACGCTGTTCCACCCCACGTTCCTGTACGAGATCATCTGGAACCTGCTGGGGGTGGCCGTCATCCTCTGGATCGGACACCGCTTCAACCCGCAGTGGGGCCGCCTGTTCGGTGTCTACCTCATCTGGTACGGCGCCGGTCGCACGGTCTGGGAGACCATCCGGATCGACCCGAGCGAGTACCTCTTCGGCATCCGAGCCAACGTCTGGGCCGCGATCCTCGCGATCGTCGTCGGACTCGCGATCATCGTCATCCAGTCGCGTCGCCACACGGGTGCCGAGCCGTCGCCGTACGTCCCCGGCCGTTCCTGGGCCGATCCGAAGGCTGCGGTAGACTACTACGACACCGACGCGGAGAACCTGGGGCTGCGCAGTGCCTCCGCCGACGACGATGCCGACGGATCAGACCGCACTGCGTCATCCACTCCGTCGTCCGAAGCCACGGTCGCCACAAGCAAGACCGGCTCTCGCTCCTAG
- the trpA gene encoding tryptophan synthase subunit alpha encodes MTAPATDHTTVSPVASAIDAASVDRRGALIGYLPVGFPDLQTSIDAAIALAQNGVDVLELGVPYSDPVMDGAVIQAATMTALAEGFRLRDVFTAISAIRAAVDVPVLVMTYWNPVLQYGVERFASDLAAAGGAGLITPDITPDAAADWLDASERHGLDRVFLAAPTSSDDRLSLVTERSRGFVYTVSTMGITGARQDLDAAAKTLVGRLRTAGAQHACVGIGISTAEQVRSVLEYADGAIVGSVFVKALADGGVPAITEVARSLAAGTAR; translated from the coding sequence ATGACCGCCCCGGCCACCGACCACACGACGGTCTCACCGGTCGCATCGGCGATCGACGCCGCCTCCGTGGACCGCCGCGGCGCCCTCATCGGGTACCTCCCCGTCGGATTCCCCGACCTCCAGACGAGTATCGACGCCGCCATCGCGCTCGCGCAGAACGGCGTCGACGTCCTCGAGCTCGGCGTGCCCTACTCCGACCCCGTCATGGACGGAGCGGTCATCCAGGCCGCGACCATGACCGCCCTCGCGGAGGGGTTCCGGTTGCGCGACGTCTTCACGGCGATCAGCGCCATCCGCGCCGCCGTGGACGTCCCGGTCCTCGTCATGACGTACTGGAACCCGGTGCTGCAGTACGGCGTGGAGCGGTTCGCCTCCGACCTCGCCGCGGCCGGCGGAGCCGGGCTCATCACCCCCGACATCACCCCCGACGCCGCGGCGGACTGGCTGGACGCCAGTGAACGACACGGCCTCGACCGGGTCTTCCTGGCAGCACCGACCTCGAGCGACGACCGCCTGTCGCTCGTGACCGAACGGTCCCGCGGCTTCGTGTACACCGTCTCCACGATGGGCATCACCGGTGCCCGGCAGGACCTCGACGCGGCCGCGAAGACCCTCGTCGGTCGTCTCCGCACGGCGGGGGCACAGCACGCGTGCGTCGGCATCGGCATCTCGACCGCGGAGCAGGTCCGCTCGGTCCTCGAGTACGCCGACGGAGCCATCGTCGGCTCTGTGTTCGTCAAGGCTCTCGCCGACGGCGGCGTCCCGGCGATCACCGAGGTCGCCCGTTCACTCGCGGCCGGCACCGCCCGCTGA
- a CDS encoding Trp biosynthesis-associated membrane protein: protein MTESTAAPQSGPVEPPRPDEPSEADELESRALRSRQRRLKTLLLVTAVLADALILAAWTQTWLSISLVGVGPHSGALDVVGSVAAPALSALALAGLALVAALAIAGPVFRIILGLLEAVIGACVMISSIAVLASPATAGAAAVTEATGVAGSQSTIDLVAATTLTAWPAITLVLGVVLGLAGLATVLTHRRWPGPSKKYQAVRFTQVETAPSADPVGAWDDLSRGDDPTR, encoded by the coding sequence ATGACCGAGAGCACCGCAGCACCCCAGTCCGGGCCGGTGGAGCCGCCGAGGCCCGACGAACCGTCCGAGGCTGACGAGCTCGAGTCCAGGGCTCTCCGCAGTCGTCAGCGCCGCCTGAAGACCCTGCTCCTCGTCACCGCCGTCCTCGCCGACGCGCTCATCCTCGCAGCGTGGACCCAGACCTGGCTCTCGATCAGCCTCGTGGGCGTCGGCCCGCACTCCGGCGCGCTCGACGTCGTCGGCTCCGTCGCCGCTCCCGCCCTGTCCGCACTCGCGCTCGCCGGTCTCGCCCTCGTCGCGGCGCTGGCCATCGCCGGGCCGGTGTTCCGCATCATCCTCGGCCTGCTGGAGGCCGTGATCGGCGCCTGCGTCATGATCTCGTCGATCGCGGTGCTCGCCTCGCCGGCGACCGCGGGCGCGGCGGCCGTGACCGAGGCCACGGGCGTCGCCGGAAGCCAGTCGACCATCGACCTCGTCGCGGCGACCACGCTCACCGCCTGGCCGGCGATCACCCTGGTGCTCGGCGTCGTGCTCGGACTCGCCGGGCTCGCGACCGTGCTCACCCACCGCCGGTGGCCCGGTCCGTCGAAGAAGTACCAGGCGGTCCGGTTCACGCAGGTCGAGACGGCCCCGAGCGCCGACCCGGTGGGCGCCTGGGACGACCTCAGCCGCGGCGACGACCCGACGCGCTGA
- the hisI gene encoding phosphoribosyl-AMP cyclohydrolase, translating into MSADITIPVGADPETAIGQLTFDAQGLLPAIVQQWDSREVLMLGWMDAEAVRRTMTEGRVTYWSRSRQEYWRKGDTSGHVQFVRALAYDCDGDTLLVEVDQHGAACHTGTRSCFDGRSLDVVAAPSPTP; encoded by the coding sequence ATGAGCGCGGACATCACCATCCCGGTGGGCGCCGACCCGGAGACCGCGATCGGCCAGCTCACCTTCGACGCGCAGGGCCTGCTCCCCGCGATCGTGCAGCAGTGGGACTCCCGCGAGGTGCTCATGCTCGGGTGGATGGACGCCGAGGCCGTCCGCCGGACGATGACCGAGGGTCGGGTCACCTACTGGTCCCGGTCACGACAGGAGTACTGGCGCAAGGGCGACACCTCCGGCCACGTGCAGTTCGTCCGGGCGCTCGCCTACGACTGCGACGGGGATACCCTGTTGGTGGAGGTCGATCAGCACGGCGCCGCCTGCCACACGGGTACGCGCAGCTGTTTCGACGGCCGGAGCCTCGACGTCGTCGCAGCGCCATCGCCGACACCATGA
- a CDS encoding phosphoribosyl-ATP diphosphatase, which produces MKTFDELFDELRLKAETRPEGSGTVRELDTGVHGIGKKIVEEAAEVWMAAEYQSDTETAEEISQLLYHVQVMMVAKGLTPADVYRHL; this is translated from the coding sequence GTGAAAACCTTCGACGAGCTGTTCGACGAGCTGCGCCTGAAGGCCGAGACCCGGCCGGAGGGTTCCGGCACCGTCCGCGAACTGGACACGGGTGTGCACGGCATCGGGAAGAAGATCGTCGAGGAGGCCGCCGAGGTCTGGATGGCGGCCGAGTACCAGAGCGACACCGAGACGGCCGAGGAGATCTCCCAGCTGCTCTACCACGTGCAGGTGATGATGGTGGCGAAGGGGCTCACCCCCGCCGACGTCTACCGACATCTGTAG
- the rpe gene encoding ribulose-phosphate 3-epimerase: MSARINPSILSADFVNLQADLERIASADLVHVDVMDNHFVPNLTFGPQMVGRIQDVSPVPLDVHLMISNVDRWAPGYAELGAFSVTFHAEATGDPVALARRLRSIGARAGIAVKPGTPIEPYLELLPEFDQVLVMTVEPGFGGQSFMPETMPKLQALSAEVARTGLDVWLQVDGGISADTIGIAAAAGADTFVAGSAVYSGSDPASNIALLRAAAEASTHTH; this comes from the coding sequence ATGTCCGCGCGCATCAACCCGAGCATCCTGTCCGCCGATTTCGTGAACCTCCAGGCCGACCTGGAGCGGATCGCGAGCGCCGACCTCGTCCACGTCGACGTCATGGACAACCATTTCGTCCCGAACCTCACCTTCGGTCCGCAGATGGTCGGTCGCATCCAGGACGTGTCTCCGGTCCCGCTCGACGTCCACCTCATGATCTCGAACGTCGATCGATGGGCTCCCGGCTACGCCGAGCTCGGGGCGTTCTCGGTGACGTTCCACGCCGAGGCCACCGGCGACCCCGTCGCCCTCGCCAGACGCCTGCGTTCCATCGGGGCGCGTGCCGGGATCGCGGTGAAGCCCGGCACACCCATCGAGCCGTACCTGGAACTCCTGCCGGAGTTCGACCAAGTGCTCGTCATGACGGTCGAACCGGGGTTCGGCGGACAGTCGTTCATGCCGGAGACCATGCCGAAGCTGCAGGCGCTGTCAGCCGAGGTCGCACGCACCGGTCTCGACGTCTGGCTCCAGGTCGACGGCGGGATCTCCGCGGACACGATCGGGATCGCGGCCGCCGCCGGTGCCGACACCTTCGTCGCGGGGTCGGCCGTCTACAGCGGTTCCGATCCGGCCTCGAACATCGCGCTGCTCCGGGCCGCCGCCGAGGCGTCGACGCACACCCACTGA